AGAGCCACCAATCCATGATGATGCGTTGATGCTCATCGAAGGTTCCACGATGGGCTCTGGCAAGGTCTTTGAGCTGCTTGTTGATTCCGCCTTCAAGCAGGTTCGTTGTGGACTTCACGTCGCAGGTCACGCCTTCAGGCGGATTCAGGTAGGTAAATAGCGTTCCGTCGTTGATAAGTTCATTGAGCCTGTTGAAGCTTCGCCTAGCGCCACGGTGCGTGAACCAGAATTTTTGACTCGGCTTGACCCACCGCGGTATATCTGCGGCTTTTACCTGGCTGCGGTATGTTTTCTCTTTCAACCAGGGGCCGAATGTCACGCTGGCCTTGTGGACTCTGGTGATGAACTCGCGTGCTTCATCCTGAGTTTCGATATGTGTGAGCTGATACGCGAACGTGCGCAGTGCTTTATGCGCTGGATAGCGGGGATGACGTGAGATGTCGGTGAGGATATTGCGCTGAACATGAACGAGACATCGCTGGATTTTAGTATCTGGCCAGTGCTTTTTAATGACTGCGCGGGCACCGCCAGAGCCATCGATCGTGACGATCAGCGGTGGTGCGAGCATGTCCAGGAGTCTGGCGTAGTTGTATTTTGATTCCCCGGTGCACCATAGCCAGGCCACGGGGTGTTCGGCGGTGCACGCAACAAGCAGGCATTTGTTGTGAAAGTAGGTGCCGTCGATAAACAACTGGTCGTAGACGCGGAACTTGTCGGTATGTGAGGGCACCACGATGAACCAGAAGAAGGTAAACCACCGGGTGAGTGTGCGTCGGGTGACGTGAAGGCGGTGTGCTATGCGTTCTGCTGGTTCGCCGGTAAGGACCCAGTCTAAAAAGACTTTGAAGTGCTGGATATTGGCGGTGTTGGCCCTGGTGCCGGKTTKTGAAGCGTTGCAGTTGGGGSAACGCCAGCGKGGGGKTCCTGCTGTTGTTGTGCCGTTCTTGTGCATGCTTGTTCCGCAGATCGCGCATGCTGGGCGATTCCTACGACCTGTCATAAGAATTGCCGTAGCAGGTTCAAATACCACAGGTGGGCAATGACCGGCGTATTTGAGGGCTAAACCTCAGGTTGGAACTGATTCCAATTCAATATCCGCACCTTGCCCCAGCTCAAGGAATGAATCGACACCTCAAATCCCACACAAAATGTCCCTTAAGCCAATTTTTCGTATGTGCGCTTGCGGTCTAAACGGGGGTTAAGTGGGTCTTAACCCGGGGGATCTATTGGCACGAATTCCCTTACTATCTGCTGATTTGTAATGTGTTTACCCATCGTTTACTGTTTAACGAGTCCGCAGCAAGCAAGCTTTAAGCAGCATCGCTTTTGATTTGCGTGCTACGCGCGACCGAGCCCCGTTCGTCTAGCGGCCTAGGACGCCGGCCTCTCACGCCGGTAACACGGGTTCAAATCCCGTACGGGGTACAATTTAAAGGCTGCGAGCGCCACCGCTCGCAGCCTTTTGTTTTGCCATTTTCTTTCTGCGTTTCCCAGGGCTTGAGAAGTAGATTAAGCGGCGCTTAAACGGCTCTCGCTGCGCCACATGGAGCATTGCGTTGGAGAGAGTGCGGTGGGCGAGAAGGCATCGGAAAGCGCCTGCTGTAGCCGCAGCCATCCCTTCGCACTCACCGGGTCAGCGGGAATTGGGGCCGGGTCAGCGCCCGTGAGCGCCAAGGGAGGGGATGGGTCCGCCACTGCAAAAAGAACGCCCAGCGAGCCTCTCAGGCTGCACTGGGCGTTGAATGTAGGTGGAAGGCTATGCCATGACCTTCGTCTTCTTAATCGCCTTCTGGAGGCGCTTGTGGTAGTTATCCATGGCGGGACGCAAGAACAGACCGAGGATGAGTGCCGGGATGGCGAAGAGAAGGAGCATGCCGAGCTCACGGAGGATGTCGGCCTCGTAAATGCCGGCGATGGCGCTGCGGAACGCGTCGATGCCGTAGGTGGCCGGCAGCCACGGGCTGACATTTTGGAACCACTCTGGAAGAAGCGGCAGGGGATAGGCGCCGCCGGAACCGGAGACTTGGATGACCAAAAGCAGAACCGCGAGGGCCTTGCCCGCGCTATCGAATGTGATAACCAGTGAATATATTATCAACATAAACACCAGTGAGATTATCCACGAGGCAAAGAGCATCATGAATGGGTGCTCGGGCTCGATCTCCACGAAGAAAATCAGGCTGAGGACGACGAGGGTGGCTTGAGCGATGCCGATGAGCCCAAAGGTAAGGAAGCGGCCCAGGAAGACTTGGTTCCTGGTGAAGTGATCCTTCTTGTCGAGGCCTTCGTTCTTCTTCAAGTACTTGCGTTCGGCGTTGGTGTGCACCAGCACGCAGGCAAGCAGGGCACCTACCCACAGTGAAAGCGTGAGGTAGAACGGCGTCATACCAACACCGAATGCAGCAACATCGTAGATGGGCTGGCGGTCCACGTTGACCGGCGAAGCGATTCGGGAGGCCAGTAGCTCGGGATCATCGCCAATGAGACCGGCGAGCTGGCTGAGGTCACCGCCGTCGCGGATCTCATCGATCTTTTGGCTGAGCTCGCCAAAGCGGCTCGCCTGCTGCTGCAATGTACCGGATAGGCTTGCGGTTAGATCGCGCACCCGCACGAGGGCATCGTTGTCATTAGAGATGGTATTTCGGATGCCTGCGATATCGCGTTTGACCGCATCAACATCGTTGGCAACCGTACCCACACTATCTCCCAGAGCCGCTAGCTGTGGCTTCAGATTAGAGTTATAGGAGTTGCGGGCGTTTTCGACGGCCTGCTTGGCGCTGGCAATCGCAGCTTGCGTTTGCTGCTTGGACTCTTGGGAATTCCTGCCGTTTTCGATGTTATCGGCCGTAGAGGTCAAGGAATCGTGCAGCGCATTGCTCTGGGCGATGCTGGCATCCAGCTGCCCCATCATGGCCGCATAGCCTGCCGCTACCGGGCCTGGGAGATCGACCTTATCGGCTTCTTTCTGGATGCTGTCCTTCACGCCTTGGAAGGCTGCGGTCTGCTGTCCCACGCGGTCCGCGGCAGTGCGGAAGGTTTGGGCGGTCTGCGCGGAGGTGGCGCTGGCATTGTTCAGCAATTCCTCGATTTGTGAGGATAGGACCTCGTAGCTCTGCGTCGTCGCGGCAAGGGACGCATCCAAGGAACCAGTGGACTCATCCAGCGTGGACTTTAAGATATCGATGGGTGATTCGCCGTTGTCATTGGTGGTACTGGAGGCCTGGTTTCCCGCTTCATTCAGGATGTTATTGGCCGCCTGGGTGAGCGGAATGGTGGAATCTACCAGGTTACTCAGCGCCATGACCGTGCCAGAGGCTGCATCGAGGCGCGACTGTACGGTATTGACTCGGTTGTGCACGTTGTTGAGCGCGGCCTGGGTATCGCCCTCATCAAGGTACTGGTCCAACGAGGAAATGACGCCAAGACCCACATTGGACACAACGCGGGTAAAGGACTCGTCGATCTTCTCGATCACACCGGTAGCGCTGCGTTGGGTAATCGTGGTCGACAGCGCGTTCTTCTTCTCATTGGTATAGAGATTAAGTTTGCTTGGCTCGGTGCCTTCCACGTAGAAAGTGAGGAGGTTTGAGCTGAAATCCTTGGGCAAGACGATGCCTGCGTAGTACTCACCGGACTTGGTGCCCTCTACGGCATCATCGCTATTGGTAAGAACCCAATTGATTTCGTCGTTGCGGCTGAGCTGGGATAAAACCTCATCTCCCAAGTTAAGCTTGAGCGAAGCTAGGTCGCTTTGGTGGCCCTCGTCCTCACTGGCGACGGCGATTTTGAGCTGTTTGGTATTGGCAAAAGGGTCCCAGCTGGCCAGCACGTTAAAAGTGGTAAAAAGCAGCGGGATAATGGCGAGGCCGAAAATGATGACGGCGGTCATTACGTTGCCACGGATGGCCTTGAGGTCATCGCGGAGAATGGTCAGAATATTGCTCATGACTTATCTCCCTTTCCGGTTTCTTCGCCGTCGTCGGCGGGCTTATCTGTGGTATCGCCCTGCGATTGTGGGGTAGAAGATATTTCGGGGTGTTTATCCGACTGGACATCTTCTAGCCGATACTGATTGGGGTTTTGGCGTTGATGTTCTAGGTGCTGCTGAATTTCTTCATCGCTGAGATCCGCCAAGCGGTTATCGTGCGCGATGCTTTGTTTCACGTATTCCAGCGAGCAAATGACCGCGACCGCAATCAGCGCCACAAGGCACGCAATGCCGAAAAGAATCGCTTTCTGTTCCGGCATGAACCGGGAGCAAATCACGAGTGCGAGCACCAAGGCTATCCCGATGGCGATCGTGAGCTTCATTAGCTGAGAATAATTCTTCCGGGCGGTCATCCACTTGGTATCCAAGCTCTTTTGGTATCCCTCGCGGTCCGCGGAAGCATACAGGAGGTCGGTAAAACGGTAGCGGCTGCCGATCAGGTGGACCTGCTCGTTGATAACGAGCCCGCCCTTGGCCAGCTCGTCATTGACCAGCATGGTGACGTTGGACAGCCCGCGCCTTAAGAAGGTGCCCATGAGGTAGGCGACAACTGCCATGCCGGTCAGCGCGGCGATATCGCGGATGTAATGGGTGCCGTAGAACCCGCCTACCGTCTCGCGCATGGCATCGATGCCGTAGGTAAAGGGCAAGAAGGGGTGGACGGCGCGGAAGAAGTCCGGCGTCATTTCGATGGGGTACAGGCCTGATGCGCCGGGAATCTGAATAAAGGCCAAGACCACCGCTATGCCGCGGCCCACGTGACCGAATGTCGAGACGAGGCCATAGGTAATGCTGAGGTAGCACAGGCTGATAAATACAGAGGTAAGGATATAAGCGGTGGCGCTGACGTGCTCAACGCCGATGACTAAGTTACCGATGGAAACAATAAGCGCTTGGGCAATGGCGAAAAAGCCGAGGAGCAAGAAGCGCGAGAAGTACGCCTTATTGATGGTCAGATCCCGGCGGCCCTGTGGGTCAACCTCGGCACGGAAAATGATTAGGAGCATAAAGGCACCGATCCACAGCGTGAGGTTGATAAACAGCGAGGACATGCCGGAGCCGTAGTGCGCGACGGGGAAGACTGCATGGCTTTCCATCTCTGCGGGCGAGGAAAGGAATGAAGACACGTGGTCCGTATCAAGACCGTTGACGGACTTCAGCACGGTATTGTTATTGGCCGTGTTGCTCAAGGCAATAACATCGGTGCGCGCGGAACGAAGCCCTTCTTCAACGCGATCCAGATCAACCGAGAAGCGCTTTACCACTTCTTGGGCGTGGGTCAACTGCTCGTCGACGCCCCCGAGAAGCCCGTCCGTTTGCCCAACCAGAGCCTTTTGGCTGTTGAGCGAGGCAGATAGCCGCCCAGCGGTAGCGGAGACATTAGACAGCGCAGAATTGAGCTTAGGTAAGCCGTTGGCCACGTCATCGCGCAGTCCGTGGGAATCATCGCGGGCCTGGGATGCCATGGAATTGAGCAATTCCGAGGTCTTATTCAGCGAATCAAGGGTGGCATTAGTATCGCTATTAAGGGAATCCAGCTCTCCTAGCACCGCGCGGTTTTGATCGTTGCGGTCACGCAGATCAGAAACCGACTGGTTGATCTGCTGCGATACCTCTGGGGGAAGGGCTGGCAGGGAAGCGACTCCGGCTAATTGGTCGATGGCTTTATCAGCCTGACCGAGGATGCCTTGGGCGCCGTCTGTCGCGGCATCGACGCGGTTGAGAGCGCCGTTTAACCGCCCGGTGACAGAACCGATATTGGCATTGGCGTTTGCGGTGCCATCGGCAAGCGCAGTCGTGCCTTGGATATAAGCGGCAGTGGCATCGTCGGCGAAGGAAGTAACTTCCTTTTGCACCTCGTCGGTCAAGGAGGTGACCTGGTTTAAGGCCTGCTGCGCGTCATCAATCGTGGCCTGCACAGAGCCGAGGGACTGACGAGCCTGTGCGATGGTGGGTCGAGCATCGTCGATAGTGGTGTTGACATCCGCCAAGGAATTGCGCGAATTGGCCACGGTATCGGCGGTCTCTGAGAAAGAATTCGCGGTATCACCCGCGGTTCTATTGATCCTATCGCTGAGGTCGCCGCCGGAGTTTCTCAACTCGGTGGAAACCGATTTCGCGACGTTTTCATTAAAGGTCGCGCTAATCGTGGTTTCTAGGGTAGAAGAACCAGAGTCAGTGACCTTGGGGGCAATGGCATTGATTTTTTCATTGACCTGATACTCCAAGGTGGGCTGAGAATAGGTGCCTTGGAACAGGCTGACAAAGTCGGAAGAAAAATCCTCCGGCACGATGATGGATGCAAAAACGTCGCCGGATTTTACGGCGTGTTCAGCTTCGCCGCGGTCCATAAACTGCCAGCCGAGCCTGTCATTGTTGTGCAGCTTTTCCATCATCTGCCCGCCGACGTCAATATCGCCGGTGAGATCTGACGAGGCACCCTTGTCCTCGTTCACCACGGCTACCTTGAGGTGTTCGGTATTGCCATAGGGGTCCCAGAAACCGGAGACATTGACCCAAGAATATAAGGCAGGGGTAATCATCAAACCGATGAGAATCACCCAGACTTGCGGCGTCCGCCACAGGCGGACGAAGTCTTGGAGAAAAAGCTTCCAACTAGTAATCACTCGAAAGACCGTAGCACCGAAACGGTGTTAACTAATAGTCAAGCAGGCAGATTCGGCGAAATTGACAGCTTGATTGCCTCTTGGCCACCGTGCGACGTACGCAATTGTGGCTAGGGTTAATAAAAGGTTAATTCACGCTGGGCTAATGCGCAGAAAAACGCCGCGATACTCCATGCATCAAAGCGGTGGAACATCGCGGCGCTAGGGTGCTGCAGGGCGCGTGCCGGCGCAGCTTAGTGCTCGTCGTAGTGATCGCCGTGAGCGGCGTGGCGGTGACCGTCGTGGATGTAGTCAACGTGGTCGCCGTGAGGGACAGCAACGTGGCCGCAGCCCTCACCATGGGTGTGGTCGCTGTGAGGTTCAGCCTCAATGTGCTCGTTGGTCTCGCACTCGTCCCAGTGGCCCTCGTGCTCGCGGTGGATGTGACCATCGTGCACGAAGTCGGTGTGATCCTCGTGCGGGAAAGCAACGTGGCCGCAGCCTTCGCCGTGGGTGTGCTCGTGTTCAGTGTGGGTAGCGTGAGTCATAATCATGAATCCTTTCTTTGCCTTTGGGGTCAAGGAGTGTCCTTCTCGTTTTCACTCTGTTTTCATTAAATCATGTTTTCAGTTCGGTTTCAATAGCGTGCGGGAGATTTTCGATATTTTTTCAATAGGCTACGGCGGGGTGGGGKATGTGGAGGTAAAACGCAGCAACGCCCTGGGCCGGKGGGAGGTCCAGGGCGTTGGTGAGGCTAGAGAAGCTCTGAAAGCTCTTGGGCGGCGGAGGTTAGCAGGCGGGCGTACTTCTTGGCGGGCGAGGGGCGGAAGCGCTCAGCGGAACCGGAGATAGACAGTGCTGCGCGGAAAACGCCGGAAGAATCAAAGACGGGAGCGGAAATGGAAGCCAAGCCGGCCTCGCGCTCTTCGATGGATTCTGCATAGCCCTGGCGGCGGGCGGTTTCTACATCGGCGGCACTGAATTGTGCGGCGTCAAGGGGGAAGTCTACGTAGCCTGCGATGATGCGGGCTGCAGAACCGGAGGTCAGCGGCAGCTGGCGGCCTACTGGGACCACGTTGTGTAGCCCTGACGTGGGCTCGCGGGTGGCGATGCAGGTGCGGGTGGTTCCCGTGAATTCATAGAGCTGAATGGACTCACCGGTGCGGTCGAGGAGTTGGTCCATGATGGGGCCTGCGACTTCTAAAATGTGGTCGCGGTTGCCGGGGAGCGCAGGACCGGCTTTCCACTTTCCTTCAGGGGTGCGTACGAGGATGCGGTGCGCTTCTAACGCAGTGGCTAGCCTGTGTGTCGTTGCCCGAGGTAGTCCCGTGGTTTCACATAACTCATTAAGGGTCGATGGGTTGTTTGCGGCGGCCATCATGATGGCCATTGCACGATCTAGTACCTTAATGCCGGAAACTGCGCTATACTCTCCCATATAATGAAATCTACGTCCCAAATTATGAGATTTCAAGTGTGGAGTGATGTTTATGAACCAGAAGCTGACCTTGGCAGAAAAAGTATGGCGTGACCACGTTGTCCAGCAGGGCGACGCGGGCGCACCAGACCTTATCTATATTGACTTTCAACTTTTGCACGAAGTTACCAGCCCGCAGGCCTTCGATGGGCTGCGCCTGCAAGGTCGCACAATGCGGCACCCGGAACTGCACCTGGCCACCGAGGACCACAACGTGCCGACGGAGGGTATTAAATCCGGCAACCTCTTAGAGATTAAAGACGAGGTATCGCGCACCCAGGTTTCTACCCTGCGCAAGAACTGCGAAGAATTTGGCGTGCGGTTGCACTCAATGGGTGATGAGCAACAAGGCATCGTGCACACCGTTGGCCCACAGTTGGGCATTACCCAGCCCGGCATGACTATTGTATGCGGCGATTCGCATACCTCGACCCACGGTGCATTCGGCTCCATCGCCATGGGCATTGGTACCTCAGAGGTAGAGCACGTCATGGCCACCCAGACGCTTTCTTTGAAGCCCTTTAAGACGATGGCCATCGAAGTCACCGGCGAATTGCAGGAAGGCGTCTCCGCAAAGGACCTTATTCTGGCCATCATCGCCAAGATTGGCACCGGCGGTGGCCAAGGATTCATCATCGAATACCGCGGTGAAGCCATCCGCAAGATGTCCATGGAAGCCCGCATGACCATCTGCAATATGTCCATTGAGGCCGGTGCGCGTGCCGGTATGGTCGCACCCGATGAAACGACGTTTGAGTACGTCAAGGGCCGTGAGTTCGCCCCAAAGGGCGCCGACTGGGATAAAGCGGTGGATTACTGGAAGACGCTGCCTACTGACGATGGCGCCGAGTTCGATCGCGTCGTAGAAATCGATGGATCATCCCTGACCCCATTTGTCACCTGGGGAACGAACCCGGGCCAAGGCCTGCCGCTGGGCGAAACCGTACCGGACCCAGAAGACTTCGGCGATGACAATTCCAAGGCCACCGTGAAAAAGGCCTTGGAGTACATGGACCTGCAACCAGGCACCCCACTGCGCGACATCAAGATCGACACCGTCTTCGTGGGATCGTGCACCAATGCGCGCATCGAGGACCTGCGCGCCGCCGCTGAGGTGGTCAAGGGCCGCACCATCGATTCCACTACGCGCATGATCGTGGTTCCTTCCTCCGCGGTGGTCAAGGCCGATGCGGAAAAGGAAGGCCTTGACCGGATTTTCCAAGACTTCGGCGCAGAGTGGCGCACGGCGGGATGCTCCATGTGTTTGGGCATGAACCCCGACCAGCTGAAACCAGGGGAGCGCTCAGCATCCACGTCCAACCGCAACTTTGAAGGCCGGCAGGGCCCTGGCGGGCGAACCCACCTCGTTTCCCCACAGGTTGCTGCCGCTACCGCCGTCACCGGATACCTGTCCAGCCCGGCTGACCTGAAATAAGCACGCGAGAAAGGTTGAAATAATGGAGAAATTTATCACCCATACCGGCACGGGAGTCCCGCTGCGGGCGTCCAACGTGGATACGGATCAAATCATCCCCGCGCGCTACCTCAAATCGGTCAAGCGCACGGGCTTTGCGGAGGGGCTATTTTCCAACTGGCGCTCTGATTCCACCTTCGTACTTAACCAAGAGCAGTTTAAGGACGGCTCCGTACTCTTTGCCGGCCGCGACTTCGGCACCGGTTCCTCCCGAGAGCACGCAGTATGGGCCTTGCGCGAATACGGTTTCAAAGCAGTATTCTCCTCCCGATTTGCGGATATCTTCCGAGGTAACTCGGGAAAGTCTGGTCTGCTTACTGGGCTGATGGAACAAGAAGACATCGAGCTTATTTGGAAGCAGTTGGAGGCCGGGGAAACCCAAGTCACGGTCTATCTGGAGGCGCGCACCGTTCGGATTGGCGAAAACACCTACTCATTCGACATCGATGACTACACGCGCTGGCGCCTGATGGAAGGCCTCGATGACATTGGCATCACGCTGCGCGATGAAGAGGCGATCACGAGCTTCGAGAACTCTCGCACCAGCTTCAAGCCCGCGGTTCACGCGGACTAATCCAGCAGGTGCGCCCCACGCTTTGCCGGGGCGCACACCACCGTCGTCATGATCCGGGGCAGTGGTGGGGTAACGGTCGAGTAACAAAACTGACTTCGCAAGCGTGCAGCTGGGTTTATCTATTATTCTCTGTGGTATGACTTCGCCTTATTCCGGATCACGCGACCATGATGGATACAATCACCGCTCCCAACAGCCCTACTCAGGTGGGCAGCCGGGATATTTTCGTGAGTCGACCGCTCCAGGCGACATCGATGCCGTCAACATTATTGGCGATAGTTTCCGCTATTTCGGTCGCAATTGGGTGCAGTGGCTTTTTGCCCCACTAGTGCAAATGGTCGTCCTTTTCGTCGCATACCTCATCATCGCCGTAGTCTTTGCCGCCGGCGGCGGCTCCCTTTCCATCGAGGCGTCGACCGAGGGAACCGCCTTGGACGGTTCCCTCGGCGTACTGGGCGTGCTATTACTCGCCATCGCGGTAATAGCCCTGTTAATTGTCTATCTGTGGGCAAATGCAATCTGGTACCAAGCCGCTAATAAGCAGGTCAATGGCCAGGATTTGATGTTCGGGGATTTCTTCACGTTCAAAGGCATGGGCGGCATCATGTTGGCCTACCTCGTCACTAGCGTGGTCATCGGCATCGGCTTTGTCTTGTTCATAATCCCCGGACTTTTCGCCCTGTTCTTCTGGTGGTGGGTCCCAGCCGTCAAGGCAGCGCGCCCAGACCTAGGCTTGGGTGACTGCTTTAAGCTTTCCGCGGATATCGCAAAGAGGAACATCGGTACCACCTTGCTGGTCGGTATCGCGCTCATCATCCTCTACATGGCGCTGGGCTCAACCGTGGTGGGTGTTGTCGTGCTGCCGGGGCTCATGGCCTTAGCCCCCACCCTCTTCGTGCGCCGCAACCTTGGCATGCGCGGCTAAGGGCTAGGGGCTCGCGCGGCCCGAGCTATTTAGCGCACAGGCAGGGGGCTGGGAAGGCAATCAGCACCGGTTAATTCACCATTGTTGAAGGACAAAACCCACACCGAGGCCTTTTTAAACTTCAATTCCTCCTGTGGCTTCTTGAGGAATTGCGGGGCTAAGTCCTCGATGATGCCGGGGATGGTCTGTCCCTGGCTAATAATGACCGGCACCCCGCCGTCGTTTACGACGCGACGGAAAGCCTTCTTGGCAGCCGCCGGATTCTTTTCCCACACCTCGTCGCCAAAGTCCTTATTAATGGCAATGTCTTTACCCAGCTCATCGGCAAGCGGCGCAGCAGTTTGCTGGCACCGATGCGGGCGAGCGGAATAGATCGCGGTGGGGTGGTAGGCCGCCAGCATGGGCACGAGCATTTCTGCTTGGCGGCGCCCCTTCTTATCCAGAGGCCGCAGGTTGTCATCGCCCTCCCACTTCTTGCGGTCGTGGGCGTGGGCGTGGCGGACGTACAAGACGCGCGTTGTGGGGGCGAGCTGCAGACGCTTTTGTGCCTTGGCGACGACGTCGTTGTCCACGTCATAGGACAAGAGCTGCTGTGCTTGGTCAATGGGCACCCAACGCAGCTCATCGGTCTCATCATTAGGGGTATAGGTGCCGCTGAGGTAGAACGCCGCCCAGTAATAGACCACCTTGGTGCGCCCCTGTACGGGGTAGGTGACCTTGCCAATCAACTTGCCCAAGCGCACTTGGAAGCCGGTTTCTTCCTCAATTTCGCGCGCCGCGGTGGTGGGCAGGGATTCGCCTGGATCCACCTTTCCCTTGGGCAGGGACCAATCGTCGTAATGCGGGCGGTGAATGAGCGCGATTTCAGGGTTCGCGGGGTCGCCGCGCCAGACTACAGCGCCGGCGGCAAGGGTAGTGCGGGGAAATTCTTTGGCAGGATCCACCGGAATTTCTTGATGCCGGCCGGAAATGAATTTTTCGGACTTTTTATCTTTATCGGTCTCGTGCATCTTCTTCGCGCTCGGCATAGCTTTTCGTGCCTTTCTTCGGTGACTGAAAAATTGGCGTTAACCTCATAATCATTGTTCCACGGGGGAGATCCCTGCCGCATCCTTGCCACGCCCAGAGCGATAAATGCCTTAAGGTGGAACTAATAGGAAAACGTTTGGAGGAAGCCATGGTAAAAGTAGCGGTAATGGGTGCCGGTTCCTGGGGCACCACCTTGGCCAAGGTATTTGCGGACGCAGGAAACGATGTCACCCTGTGGGCGCGACGGGCCGAATTGGCGGAAGCGATCAACGAAACGCATACAAACCCTGATTACCTGCCGGATATCCACCTTCCGGAGGCACTGCGCGCCACGCACGATGAGGAAGAGGTGCTTTCCGGCGCGGATATCGTGGTCTTCGGCGTGCCATCCCAGTCCTTGCGCGCCAACGTGGAGCGCTGGGCGCCCGTATTGCCCGAGGATTCCACGCTGGTCTCCATTTCCAAGGGCGTAGAAACCAGCACGCTCAAGCGCATGAGCGAAGTCATCGTGGATGCCGCCGACGTAGATCCGCAGCGCGTGGCGGTGCTATCTGGACCCAACCTAGCCAAAGAAGTGGCGCAGGGGCAGGTTACGGCCACGGTCATCGCCTGCACTGACAAAGAGCGTGCCAAGGCGGTGCAGGCGGCCATCGCCGCGCCCTACTTGCGGCCCTATACAAATACCGATGTTATCGGCGCGGAGATCGGTGGTGCTTGCAAAAACGTCATCGCCTTGGCCTGCGGCATGGCCTCGGGCAAGGGCTTGGGCAATAACACTATGGCCACGATGATTACCCGCGGCTTAGCGGAGATTACCCGCCTGGGCACGGCCTTGGGCGCGGAGCCGTTTACCTTTTCCGGCTTGGCGGGGTTGGGCGATTTGGTGGCTACGTGTAACTCCACGCTCTCGCGTAATAGGACCTTCGGTTACCGCCTCGGTCAAGGCGGCAGCCTAGAAGAAGCGAAGGCGGCCACCAATGGCCAGGTAGCAGAGGGCGTGTTTTCCTCTGATTCCATCTTCCGCCTAGCCCAGCAGGCTGGGGTAGAGATGCCAATAACGGAAGCCGTCTACGGAGTGTGCCATCAGGGCATGGCTGTAGACGATATGATTATCGCCCTTATGGGTCGCTCCAAGAAGTCGGAGTAGCAGAAAGGTAAACTCATCGCCCATGACTGAAAAGACCCGCGTGGCCGTCCTTTACGGTGGCCGCAGTACCGAGCACTCCGTGTCCTGCGTATCCGCAGGCGCAATCATGAAGCACCTTGATCCGGAAAAATTCGAGGTGGTGCCCATCGGCATTACGCGCGAGGGTACGTGGACGCCGGGCGATACCGAGGGCTTAGAAATCGTCGATGGCGTCATGCCTGAGGTCAAGCGCGGCACGGAATTGGCGCTTTCTGCGGATCCATCGCGTAAGGGTGAAATCCGCACGATTAGTGACGGTTCGCTGTATGCCCACGTTGACGTTATCTTTCCCATTCTCCATGGGCCTTATGGTGAAGACGGCACCATGCAGGGGCTTTTCGAGCTCTCCGGAATCCCTTATGTGGGCCCAGGCGTATTAG
This is a stretch of genomic DNA from Corynebacterium accolens. It encodes these proteins:
- the leuD gene encoding 3-isopropylmalate dehydratase small subunit, which codes for MEKFITHTGTGVPLRASNVDTDQIIPARYLKSVKRTGFAEGLFSNWRSDSTFVLNQEQFKDGSVLFAGRDFGTGSSREHAVWALREYGFKAVFSSRFADIFRGNSGKSGLLTGLMEQEDIELIWKQLEAGETQVTVYLEARTVRIGENTYSFDIDDYTRWRLMEGLDDIGITLRDEEAITSFENSRTSFKPAVHAD
- a CDS encoding NUDIX hydrolase, with the protein product MPSAKKMHETDKDKKSEKFISGRHQEIPVDPAKEFPRTTLAAGAVVWRGDPANPEIALIHRPHYDDWSLPKGKVDPGESLPTTAAREIEEETGFQVRLGKLIGKVTYPVQGRTKVVYYWAAFYLSGTYTPNDETDELRWVPIDQAQQLLSYDVDNDVVAKAQKRLQLAPTTRVLYVRHAHAHDRKKWEGDDNLRPLDKKGRRQAEMLVPMLAAYHPTAIYSARPHRCQQTAAPLADELGKDIAINKDFGDEVWEKNPAAAKKAFRRVVNDGGVPVIISQGQTIPGIIEDLAPQFLKKPQEELKFKKASVWVLSFNNGELTGADCLPSPLPVR
- the leuC gene encoding 3-isopropylmalate dehydratase large subunit codes for the protein MNQKLTLAEKVWRDHVVQQGDAGAPDLIYIDFQLLHEVTSPQAFDGLRLQGRTMRHPELHLATEDHNVPTEGIKSGNLLEIKDEVSRTQVSTLRKNCEEFGVRLHSMGDEQQGIVHTVGPQLGITQPGMTIVCGDSHTSTHGAFGSIAMGIGTSEVEHVMATQTLSLKPFKTMAIEVTGELQEGVSAKDLILAIIAKIGTGGGQGFIIEYRGEAIRKMSMEARMTICNMSIEAGARAGMVAPDETTFEYVKGREFAPKGADWDKAVDYWKTLPTDDGAEFDRVVEIDGSSLTPFVTWGTNPGQGLPLGETVPDPEDFGDDNSKATVKKALEYMDLQPGTPLRDIKIDTVFVGSCTNARIEDLRAAAEVVKGRTIDSTTRMIVVPSSAVVKADAEKEGLDRIFQDFGAEWRTAGCSMCLGMNPDQLKPGERSASTSNRNFEGRQGPGGRTHLVSPQVAAATAVTGYLSSPADLK
- a CDS encoding NAD(P)H-dependent glycerol-3-phosphate dehydrogenase, with product MVKVAVMGAGSWGTTLAKVFADAGNDVTLWARRAELAEAINETHTNPDYLPDIHLPEALRATHDEEEVLSGADIVVFGVPSQSLRANVERWAPVLPEDSTLVSISKGVETSTLKRMSEVIVDAADVDPQRVAVLSGPNLAKEVAQGQVTATVIACTDKERAKAVQAAIAAPYLRPYTNTDVIGAEIGGACKNVIALACGMASGKGLGNNTMATMITRGLAEITRLGTALGAEPFTFSGLAGLGDLVATCNSTLSRNRTFGYRLGQGGSLEEAKAATNGQVAEGVFSSDSIFRLAQQAGVEMPITEAVYGVCHQGMAVDDMIIALMGRSKKSE